A single Deltaproteobacteria bacterium DNA region contains:
- a CDS encoding aspartate--ammonia ligase gives MGLYIPRNYEPLLSLTDTEKAIRLLKDFFQTNLAFELNLIRVTAPLFVQSGTGVNDDLNGVEKPVSFNIKNLGNMTVEIVQSLAKWKRMMLADYGFEVSTGLYTDMNAIRPDEILDNTHSIYVDQWDWERVIAPEERNLEYLKCIVRKIYDVIRRTEKYISYQFSEITPILPDEITFVHSEELLKRYPGLSPKEREREICREHGAVFLIGIGGVLGDGNPHDGRAPDYDDWTTPTEKGYRGLNGDILLHYPLFDCALELSSMGIRVDREALLRQLEITGTMERTDLLFHRRLIQGDLPLSIGGGIGQSRLSMFYLRKAHIGEIQTSLWSQDTIAACRKNNIILL, from the coding sequence ATGGGGCTCTATATCCCCAGAAACTATGAGCCGTTGCTGAGCCTGACGGATACGGAGAAAGCGATACGGCTCCTCAAGGATTTTTTTCAGACGAACCTTGCCTTTGAGCTGAACCTTATCCGGGTTACGGCGCCGCTCTTCGTTCAATCGGGAACGGGGGTCAATGACGACCTGAACGGCGTGGAAAAGCCGGTATCCTTTAATATAAAGAACCTCGGCAATATGACCGTTGAAATAGTCCAGTCCCTGGCCAAATGGAAGCGGATGATGCTGGCCGATTATGGGTTTGAAGTGAGCACCGGGCTGTATACGGATATGAACGCCATCCGCCCCGATGAAATACTCGATAACACGCATTCCATATACGTGGACCAGTGGGACTGGGAGCGGGTGATCGCCCCGGAGGAACGGAACCTGGAGTACCTGAAATGCATCGTGAGGAAGATCTACGATGTCATTCGGCGGACGGAAAAATATATCAGCTATCAATTTTCGGAGATCACGCCGATCCTTCCCGACGAGATAACCTTTGTCCACAGCGAGGAACTGCTGAAACGGTACCCCGGCCTTTCCCCGAAGGAGCGGGAACGGGAGATCTGCCGGGAGCACGGCGCAGTTTTTCTTATCGGCATCGGTGGTGTGCTCGGGGACGGGAACCCCCATGACGGGAGGGCGCCCGACTACGATGACTGGACGACGCCCACGGAAAAGGGATACCGGGGGCTCAACGGAGACATCCTGCTTCATTATCCCCTGTTCGACTGTGCCCTGGAGCTTTCCTCCATGGGTATCAGGGTCGATCGGGAAGCCTTGCTCCGACAGCTCGAGATCACGGGGACAATGGAACGCACAGACCTCCTGTTTCACCGCCGCCTGATACAAGGGGACCTGCCCCTTTCCATCGGCGGCGGGATCGGCCAGTCGAGACTTTCCATGTTCTATCTCCGGAAGGCCCATATCGGTGAGATCCAGACCTCCCTGTGGTCGCAGGACACCATTGCGGCGTGCCGGAAGAACAATATCATTCTTCTCTGA
- a CDS encoding tetratricopeptide repeat protein — MKIRPLSLILGLLVPAMLLFSSACSVESIRISSMHVRAYTALESGKYGVAIDHYRNILALDPDDRDALIAVGRCLIHVNDADGAVQALLHAREIDPRKDSAAAYLGLAFLLNDQKARAIDEWEDFIAGNPGSSLTPVLRERVEHLTSGQTTDASPAGGDLHAAASLIDEIEGALARDRAAAEKEAAGGGGGCG, encoded by the coding sequence ATGAAGATACGACCGTTATCCCTGATCCTGGGCCTCCTTGTGCCGGCGATGCTTCTTTTTTCATCCGCCTGCAGCGTGGAGTCGATCAGGATCTCTTCCATGCATGTAAGGGCGTACACGGCCCTTGAATCGGGGAAGTACGGGGTCGCGATCGATCACTACCGGAACATCCTGGCACTGGATCCCGATGACCGCGACGCACTGATCGCCGTGGGCCGCTGTCTCATACACGTGAACGACGCCGACGGCGCCGTTCAAGCCCTCCTTCACGCCCGTGAGATCGACCCGCGGAAGGACTCCGCGGCGGCCTATCTCGGCCTTGCCTTCCTCCTGAACGATCAGAAAGCACGGGCAATTGATGAATGGGAGGACTTCATCGCGGGCAATCCGGGCAGTTCCCTGACGCCGGTTCTCAGGGAACGGGTGGAACATCTGACGTCAGGTCAAACGACCGATGCGTCCCCCGCAGGGGGGGACCTTCACGCCGCTGCTTCTCTTATCGACGAGATCGAAGGAGCCCTGGCCCGTGACCGGGCGGCCGCCGAGAAGGAAGCGGCCGGAGGAGGCGGCGGATGCGGGTGA